DNA from Danio aesculapii chromosome 10, fDanAes4.1, whole genome shotgun sequence:
aggaaaaaatgttatggtagtcaatgggtgccagcagccagctttttttattttatttttataaaatatcttcttttgtgtttaatagaaagatGAAACTCTAGCATGTTTTGAAAAAGTGAAGGCTTAATAAATAATGACCCAATTTACAGTTTTgcgtaaactatttatttaatttgcatcCTGATTTAACGATTATAATAGTTGTGACTACAACCTAACGCTTGCAAATATATTTGTTACCCAGAAAATACACAGTATTATTCATCTGTAGTAAATCTGATGAAGTAGAAAACATCACTATCTTCTCAGCCTCTTTGCTGCAGTTTTCTTAAAAGCCTCTTCAAAAAGCACAGCTTGCAAAAGTAACTCAGGCTGAACTGCGGGCGCAGTCCTGTGGGACAACGGCGTGCTAAGAATCTAAACTAAAGCAGCTCTAAGAAGTGAACTTCCAGGATTCCAGTTATATGACTGACAAGCACCAGCTAATTAACAACAAAGCTCCAGTTACAGAGGCAGAATTGTCTGAGCCTTCAGTTTTAGCTGTTGGCTTGTGTTAGACTTTTCTTGAAACCAATCTGCAATCCATGAACAACTCTATAAAGAGCAGCTTTCAACTGATTGAGAGTTAATTTGCATCATGTATGGCTTGTCCTGAAGGGCTATTAATTGTGGGACGCCTTAAGAAGTTatcttaaaggattagttcactcaaaaacagGGGTGGACTGGGAAAGTTTATTTGCTCGGGACAGTTATTGAACATCAGGCCACTTGAGCGATCGGTAAGTGAAGACCGAGCGATGGGGGGATGGAGAGGGGGATCAGGCCAGATTCACACTGCCAGGCCTGATTGACCATCAGGCCACCGAGAAATGTtccggtgctccctatggccagtcttCCCTTGCTCAAATATGAAGATTCTGTTATTAGTTACTCAGCTTCATGTCATTTCAATCCCTGAGATCTCCAGAACACTAATTAAGATATTTAAGATGGAATCCGAGAGCACTCTCATCCACCAAAGCCAGAAACAGCCCCAAAAAGGTTTCAAAGAGCAGAAAAATACCATGTACCAGGGATACCCAAACtatgtcctggagggctggtgtcctgcaaagtttagttccaactccaatcagaaacacctgaaccagctaatcaaccTCTTTCTAGGTATGCTAGCCACCTACAGGCAGGTgagttgaaggaagttggagctaaactatgcaggacactggccctccaaggCCGAGTTGGGATACTcttgccctatactgacactgaggagaagaaagtGTTGAATAAagttgtaatttttgttttaggTATGCAAAAAAGTATACTTGTAGCTTGATAATTtttctgattgaaccactgaagacacatggactgttttgaggatgttctTGGAACCTTTTTGGACGTTAAACATCTAGAGACAATTGCTGTCAATGGAAGATCAGGGAGGTCTTAGATatcatccaaaatatcttaatttgtaattAGTAACAATGATTAGCAAcataattgttatttttgggatagttcaaccaaaaaatgaAGCTTTacccaccatttactcatcctcaattgGTTCCAAACCAATTTcctacttttattttaaacaaaagaatacatttttaagatAATTGGAAACCGGTGGTTACCAATTTCCAATATTCTTCCAAAGATCTACTTCAGAAAGtcttcagcagaagaaagaaactgaaattgTAAATGTTGAGGAAATTCTGacatagttttcatttttgggtgaactccctGTCTCCCCATCACTCCCCAACATATTGACGTAAATGTTCATACCTGGTGCTGTCTTCCCAGTGAGGACCAGCTTGCTTGGCTGAGTGCTGGCCTTCAGCTTCTGTGCACGGGGTGGGTGCAATGTTTGCACCTGCCGTTGTCTCTTCAACTCCTCCTCGCGCTCCTGTGCTGCTCGAATCTCCTCTTCGATCATGGACAGGGTCCTCTGTTTGCGTGAGCGCAGCTTGAACGGCCCTGAGGTCACTTCTGTTTCCTGAGCACGAGTGACTGTTGCGGTGCTCCTGAGCTCTGCTGCCTCAGAGTACTTGCTGAAATAGCTGAATTCTGGTTTTTCGTTTGGTGGAGGAGACGGACTGGGAGGTTTGTAAGTGTTCGTTGGGATTACTGGGGTGGCTTGAGCTATAGTTATTTGAGGAGCCGTTTCCTTCTTCTCCTGTAGGGGGGATGGCACTTTGGGAGGTGGCGTGACAGTAGGTCTTTCCACTAGGGGTTGTGGTTGAATACTTTCCACATGTCTCTCTGTAATGGGGGACGAATGTTGTGTGGCCTGAAGTGGCTCCCATTTGTCATTCTGCTGAGCAATGGCTTGCTGGATAGCGTTTTGGACAAGAATACCAGCATGGTATTCCAACTCTTCCTCCGTCAAACCATCTCCCTGATAAGTCCCAGTCTGTTCCCCTGGAGATTTGATACCGATTTCATGTTTTCCATTGATTGGTGTAGTGGCCATGGGGGTTGAGGGAAAAGAGTACTCCCCAAGAGAGTTTTCCAAGTAGGCACTCATGGTCTCATTTGATGCACCGCTGTCACTTATGTTGTCCATGCTGAAGTCATTGGAGAGCGTCTCAAGAACAGTGGTGTCCTGAGACCGCAATGATAGGTCATCCAACCCAGAGTCGATTTCTTCTGTGTGGTAGGAGCTGTTGAAAGAACGTTGACACAAATCGGCATCCTCATCCTTCACAATGGTCATCACTGCCCGGGCGCAAGTAAAATCATCATCTTTCATCTCGTTCTGAGATAATCCATCTTTTGTGGGTATGAGGGATTCTCCAGAGCAGCAGTAGATCTTTTCAGCTTTGACTGTAGTGACTTCACTTCCATCGTAGGATGTGACACCTTCCTGATTGGCAACAGTGACAGAACCGCACGGCCTCTCTACATGCGTGACCTCTGGAGTCCTGAAGAAAGGTTTGGCAGAGTAAAGCTGTGGTGCCACATTCCTCTTAGGGACCGTGGGCTGCTTGCTTTGTTCCATCTGCAGAAATTGCTTGCGAGCTGCAGAAAAGTCAATCTCTTCCATGACAACGTCCTCCTTATTTGCTATTTCAGGTTGGATGAAGGTGGTTGTCTGTCTGGGTGCAGCTTGTGGCATACGGTTGGTTTCTGGTTTCCTTTGCTTCCTCTCCTCATATTTTCGAAGCGACTCCAGCTGCTCTGGTTCCAGCTCCTCTTCCAGTGTCTTTTCCTGAGGTGGGTTCCACCATTTTGCTGCAATGCCAGGATTTTTCTTGACTGCCTGTCCCCGGATGAGTTCCAGCCTTTCCCTCTCTAGCTCTGCGACCTCTTCTGAGGGTCTCACTTTCTTCACCCGAACTTCTTTCTCAGTTGGGGTGTCAAATAGTTTCGATGGTTTCTTCTCTTCATGAAATGGTCGGAGCTCAAAACGTGCCTCTTTCTTCATTGCCGTCCTAGGCGACTCAGGTGACCTTGTGCCTATCACCGCTGCATGACCATTAGGTTTGGTGTTGAAGTTATCATCAACAAAAGTGGTCTGCTTTTTCCCTTCTAAAACAACTTCATGATGGTTTAAGGCCAATGTGTCACAAGTGTGCACAGATGGTCCAGTTCCATGAACTCTAATTGACTCTGTGTCAGGGGAACTTGTCCCATTTGAAGTCATTTCGGCTCTGGGATCACAACAGTTGGCCTCAAGGACCTCATCCAGGTAAAGGATTTCCTGGGCAACTTCGCTATCCAGTCCTTCTCCCCCATGCTTCACTTTATTATGTCCACTGCTCACGTAACTTTGCTGGGTCTCAGTCTGAACTCCAAGCTCCATACTGCTCTGACCTCCGGATATGACACTCACAGAATCGAAAAAACTTACAGTCTTCAGGCTTCTGTCTCTTTTCAGCTCACTGTCATCCTCTGAGTGTACAGGGGACTTCTGGAGAAATAAAGAAAGGGGTCACATTAGTTCAAATATTATTGCATTCTCCTTTATAATATGCACTGCATTATGAATACATAAGTACTCAAGTACATAGCAGTAACAACACTGAGCACCGAGTATGAAATTGCATGACTTAACTTTTCCAAAACGTAAAAgattttgtggttttaaaacattttaatacacaAATGGTTTCCTTTGGGTTTGGGTTGAAACTTTTTCTGTTTATTCTATGCCCAGAGTAAGACCAATTGACTTTTCTGTATTTAACGCATACACCAAAAGGTTACTAAACTAACGAGGCCTGAACTACAGGATATTTCCTGCTACACTGCCAACTATGTGAACATTAGAGACCAAAACAACATCTCAAAGGACATACTGCATGTGACCGTCATGCATAATATAGGTTGACTGTGATAAGATGTGGAAGATAATGGGTTtgctgaactctgacctgtgcTATCTGATCCTGAGTATTAATAATTTAAGGTCCCCACTCTTGGTCTACTCAGTAATGTAGTTGCTCAAGTCTGATGTCTGAAGGGAGAGGAATACATGGGATGTCTTGGTGTCTCCATAAGCACAACGATTATAGGAGATTCTATATATAATGTTTCAGCTTCTTGTGTTCCCAATGCCCACGACCCTAACCCTGTGCAACCTCTTCTGAGGGTGTcactttcttcttctttctcaaATGGGGTGTCAAATAGTTTCGATGGTTTCTTCTCTTTGGGAAATAGTCGGAGCTTAAAACATGCCTCTTTCTTCCTTGCCATCCTAGGCGACTCAGGTGACCTTGTGCCATTATTTCCTATCACCGCCGCATGACCATTAGTTGGTCTTCTAAAACAACTTCATGTGTCAGCTTCTTGTGTTCCCAATGCCcacaaccccaaccctaactGGTTAAAAACAAGAAATTCATCAAATACAAATATCAATTTCACTAAACTCATTGGAAACACAAATATCACACTTAATTCAGATGCAGATTTGAAGAAAACGCTACAAGAAAAACAGTAAAGAGAAGGTTTTGCATGTCCTAGTTTCTTGTATGCCACTCCATGTCCATGTCTAATGGGTGTAAGTGGGTAATAGGTCACAGCTATTTACTGAAAGAAAAACACAGATGTCTAGACTATGTGGACACTTTATTTTCAAAGGAATAATTGCAGCAGTTCTACTGTGGATCTAGTACTGATACCTATAAGTGGTCT
Protein-coding regions in this window:
- the LOC130235750 gene encoding A-kinase anchor protein 2-like isoform X2, with product MLVTAAERRQGKPQREEEGEDAAMMGTAILRKDPAYEMAEAELHKERLQALAEKRKRQAEIEDKRRQLDELVLQLQHFKSKAMRERWLLQGTPVALQEEDEDRRKQVEQDELHIKRLEDAIHRLESEICHLENEELQISAKEQLLRERLRETERSIEDLQKSLQNQDGDAVNYNCSQIPGLPELNSQTPVSASGDHQPPRKPALYAMEINVEKDRKTGATKILSASAVSPQDAHQRGVKVYDDGRKVIYEVRSGGSTTLENGTHAWSPGEVNQLMQQVGGKQQPSDGARVTVTPAEPQQTGGQLSTKEPKQDKKQTHGKGYEGEVTETPKASADKPVTMIFMGYHSIEDEEESKKLLGFDGTIKAEIVLIDEDDEKSLREKTVTDISTIDGNAADLVSGRPLSDTTELSSEGKEESSTKELPSTGSEKARSVLLTAENGLYPSVTARFSDPLKSPVHSEDDSELKRDRSLKTVSFFDSVSVISGGQSSMELGVQTETQQSYVSSGHNKVKHGGEGLDSEVAQEILYLDEVLEANCCDPRAEMTSNGTSSPDTESIRVHGTGPSVHTCDTLALNHHEVVLEGKKQTTFVDDNFNTKPNGHAAVIGTRSPESPRTAMKKEARFELRPFHEEKKPSKLFDTPTEKEVRVKKVRPSEEVAELERERLELIRGQAVKKNPGIAAKWWNPPQEKTLEEELEPEQLESLRKYEERKQRKPETNRMPQAAPRQTTTFIQPEIANKEDVVMEEIDFSAARKQFLQMEQSKQPTVPKRNVAPQLYSAKPFFRTPEVTHVERPCGSVTVANQEGVTSYDGSEVTTVKAEKIYCCSGESLIPTKDGLSQNEMKDDDFTCARAVMTIVKDEDADLCQRSFNSSYHTEEIDSGLDDLSLRSQDTTVLETLSNDFSMDNISDSGASNETMSAYLENSLGEYSFPSTPMATTPINGKHEIGIKSPGEQTGTYQGDGLTEEELEYHAGILVQNAIQQAIAQQNDKWEPLQATQHSSPITERHVESIQPQPLVERPTVTPPPKVPSPLQEKKETAPQITIAQATPVIPTNTYKPPSPSPPPNEKPEFSYFSKYSEAAELRSTATVTRAQETEVTSGPFKLRSRKQRTLSMIEEEIRAAQEREEELKRQRQVQTLHPPRAQKLKASTQPSKLVLTGKTAPGKIEKIRPAPPASPCSSDGALPSPLSDLGSDDSGGAQRPKNFMQTLMEDFETHKVKRREKAEDNSVLEATRVTRRKSNMAVRWEAGIYANQEDAEEEEEEEEEE
- the LOC130235750 gene encoding A-kinase anchor protein 2-like isoform X1, whose amino-acid sequence is MLVTAAERRQGKPQREEEGEDAAMMGTAILRKDPAYEMAEAELHKERLQALAEKRKRQAEIEDKRRQLDELVLQLQHFKSKAMRERWLLQGTPVALQEEDEDRRKQVEQDELHIKRLEDAIHRLESEICHLENEELQISAKEQLLRERLRETERSIEDLQKSLQNQDGDAVNYNCSQIPGLPELNSQTPVSASGDHQPPRKPALYAMEINVEKDRKTGATKILSASAVSPQDAHQRGVKVYDDGRKVIYEVRSGGSTTLENGTHAWSPGEVNQLMQQVGGKQQPSDGARVTVTPAEPQQTGGQLSTKEPKQDKKQTHGKGYEGEVTETPKASADKPVTMIFMGYHSIEDEEESKKLLGFDGTIKAEIVLIDEDDEKSLREKTVTDISTIDGNAADLVSGRPLSDTTELSSEGKEESSTKELPSTGSEKARSVLLTAENGLYPSVTARFSDPLKSPVHSEDDSELKRDRSLKTVSFFDSVSVISGGQSSMELGVQTETQQSYVSSGHNKVKHGGEGLDSEVAQEILYLDEVLEANCCDPRAEMTSNGTSSPDTESIRVHGTGPSVHTCDTLALNHHEVVLEGKKQTTFVDDNFNTKPNGHAAVIGTRSPESPRTAMKKEARFELRPFHEEKKPSKLFDTPTEKEVRVKKVRPSEEVAELERERLELIRGQAVKKNPGIAAKWWNPPQEKTLEEELEPEQLESLRKYEERKQRKPETNRMPQAAPRQTTTFIQPEIANKEDVVMEEIDFSAARKQFLQMEQSKQPTVPKRNVAPQLYSAKPFFRTPEVTHVERPCGSVTVANQEGVTSYDGSEVTTVKAEKIYCCSGESLIPTKDGLSQNEMKDDDFTCARAVMTIVKDEDADLCQRSFNSSYHTEEIDSGLDDLSLRSQDTTVLETLSNDFSMDNISDSGASNETMSAYLENSLGEYSFPSTPMATTPINGKHEIGIKSPGEQTGTYQGDGLTEEELEYHAGILVQNAIQQAIAQQNDKWEPLQATQHSSPITERHVESIQPQPLVERPTVTPPPKVPSPLQEKKETAPQITIAQATPVIPTNTYKPPSPSPPPNEKPEFSYFSKYSEAAELRSTATVTRAQETEVTSGPFKLRSRKQRTLSMIEEEIRAAQEREEELKRQRQVQTLHPPRAQKLKASTQPSKLVLTGKTAPGKIEKIRPAPPASPCSSDGALPSPLSDLGSDDSGGAQRPKNFMQTLMEDFETHKVKRREKAEDNSFVRSVTSEVLEATRVTRRKSNMAVRWEAGIYANQEDAEEEEEEEEEE
- the LOC130235750 gene encoding A-kinase anchor protein 2-like isoform X3; the protein is MKEKSPVHSEDDSELKRDRSLKTVSFFDSVSVISGGQSSMELGVQTETQQSYVSSGHNKVKHGGEGLDSEVAQEILYLDEVLEANCCDPRAEMTSNGTSSPDTESIRVHGTGPSVHTCDTLALNHHEVVLEGKKQTTFVDDNFNTKPNGHAAVIGTRSPESPRTAMKKEARFELRPFHEEKKPSKLFDTPTEKEVRVKKVRPSEEVAELERERLELIRGQAVKKNPGIAAKWWNPPQEKTLEEELEPEQLESLRKYEERKQRKPETNRMPQAAPRQTTTFIQPEIANKEDVVMEEIDFSAARKQFLQMEQSKQPTVPKRNVAPQLYSAKPFFRTPEVTHVERPCGSVTVANQEGVTSYDGSEVTTVKAEKIYCCSGESLIPTKDGLSQNEMKDDDFTCARAVMTIVKDEDADLCQRSFNSSYHTEEIDSGLDDLSLRSQDTTVLETLSNDFSMDNISDSGASNETMSAYLENSLGEYSFPSTPMATTPINGKHEIGIKSPGEQTGTYQGDGLTEEELEYHAGILVQNAIQQAIAQQNDKWEPLQATQHSSPITERHVESIQPQPLVERPTVTPPPKVPSPLQEKKETAPQITIAQATPVIPTNTYKPPSPSPPPNEKPEFSYFSKYSEAAELRSTATVTRAQETEVTSGPFKLRSRKQRTLSMIEEEIRAAQEREEELKRQRQVQTLHPPRAQKLKASTQPSKLVLTGKTAPGKIEKIRPAPPASPCSSDGALPSPLSDLGSDDSGGAQRPKNFMQTLMEDFETHKVKRREKAEDNSFVRSVTSEVLEATRVTRRKSNMAVRWEAGIYANQEDAEEEEEEEEEE